Proteins encoded by one window of Salmo trutta chromosome 17, fSalTru1.1, whole genome shotgun sequence:
- the LOC115151500 gene encoding receptor-transporting protein 2 produces the protein MTKQEWIRIFQSKVNNLKRNKSDRWRIEFDDSIKADSVKSGWHQYISGAFGRFRCSKCNRSWSSGRVNVVFHMHLSSGQGMVKVRCLRQECRQCDGALMEEASFDEEKLKVLLEKLMEKIRVKCYHENLGKRNRRNFDDEDDEGPPHESAHCEACSIGLCTKRFKAR, from the exons ATGACTAAACAAGAATGGATTAGGATTTTTCAGTCAAAGGTCAATAATCTGAAGAGGAATAAGAGCGACCGCTGGCGTATCGAGTTTGATGATTCCATTAAGGCAGACAGTGTGAAATCAGGCTGGCATCAGTACATCAGTGGGGCATTTGGAAG GTTCAGGTGCTCCAAGTGTAACAGAAGTTGGTCCTCTGGCCGGGTGAATGTGGTGTTTCACATGCATCTATCGTCAGGGCAGGGAATGGTGAAAGTGCGATGCTTGCGTCAAGAATGCAGGCAATGTGACGGCGCTCTTATGGAGGAGGCCAGTTTCGATGAGGAGAAACTCAAAGTCCTACTGGAGAAACTGATGGAGAAGATTCGTGTCAAGTGCTACCACGAGAACTTGGGCAAGAGAAACAGACGTAATTTCGATGACGAAGACGATGAAGGTCCCCCCCATGAGAGTGCCCATTGCGAAGCCTGCAGTATTGGCCTTTGCACAAAGCGTTTCAAAGCCCGGTAG
- the LOC115151502 gene encoding 5-hydroxytryptamine receptor 3A-like yields MAAKDFSEMESQRWSVSSHQVLFIICCMMVQAPCLRCKIVVNCTNPNTISLLAALENAMTLYSIRPVMNLSTPTNISMYFTLYGILGVEEKAQLLNTYIWLVKEWENEFFSWDPVQCGSANISLPRERFWSPDVVINEFMDENRAPIVPYVVIKHTGKVLDANPVRVVSSCNLEIYTFPFDVQNCTFTFRSYIHHVSDIRIILGKEVEDILKRSISVLSTEGEWELMDIKSSKFKLSSFDQGESNPYDELCFYIILRRRATLYVVNLLIPSCFLITVDLFSFLLPPQNVDRSSFKMTLILGYSVFLLIINNLLPVTGSTIPLINVFFAICLALMVASLLETILITNLLVGSSNFHPVPGWVRVLVLRFMGNLVWLPQKSREDKIILNPVAGETDVKDCPPLTVERQVQKGEPGEMWAEAGNPALAELRNLGNELQSIRLQVAQHVDGNQISQDWMQVGYILDRLLFGVYCIFFTFSFIVILSIWSNSYNQ; encoded by the exons ATGGCAGCCAAGGATTTTTCAGAAATGGAG TCTCAACGATGGTCGGTCAGTTCCCACCAGGTTCTGTTCATCATCTGCTGCATGATGGTACAGG CACCATGCCTGAGATGTAAGATAGTGGTGAACTGCACCAACCCCAACACCATATCCCTTCTGGCCGCCCTGGAGAACGCGATGACATTGTACTCCATACGACCTGTCATGAACCTCTCAACCCCCACCAACATCAGCATGTACTTCACTCTCTACGGCATCCTGGGTGTG GAAGAAAAAGCACAACTGTTGAACACCTACATTTGGCTGGTGAAG GAATGGGAGAATGAATTTTTCAGCTGGGACCCAGTCCAATGCGGCTCTGCCAATATTTCTCTCCCCAGGGAAAGGTTCTGGTCACCAGATGTGGTAATCAATGAATT TATGGATGAAAACAGAGCTCCCATCGTCCCTTATGTGGTCATTAAGCACACTGGTAAAGTGCTAGACGCCAACCCTGTCAGAGTGGTTAGCTCCTGTAACCTGGAGATCTACACCTTCCCCTTTGACGTCCAGAACTGCACCTTCACCTTCAGATCCTACATCCACCACG TGTCGGACATAAGGATTATCTTAGGGAAGGAGGTGGAGGACATCCTGAAACGCTCCATTAGTGTGTTGTCCACTGAAGGGGAGTGGGAGCTGATGGACATCAAATCCAGCAAGTTCAAGTTATCATCATTTGATCAGGGAGAAAGCAACCCCTATGATGAGCTCTGCTTCTAT ATTATCCTGAGGCGCAGAGCAACCCTCTACGTGGTGAACCTCCTGATCCCCAGCTGCTTCCTCATCACTGTGGATCTCTTCAGCTTTCTGCTGCCTCCCCAGAACGTGGACCGCTCCTCCTTCAAGATGACCCTTATTTTGGGCTACTCGGTCTTTCTGCTCATCATAAATAATCTGCTGCCCGTCACAGGAAGCACCATTCCACTTATAA ATGTGTTCTTCGCCATCTGCTTGGCTCTGATGGTGGCCAGCCTGCTGGAGACTATTCTCATCACCAACCTTCTGGTTGGATCCAGTAACTTCCACCCAGTGCCTGGCTGGGTCCGAGTGCTCGTCCTGCGCTTCATGGGCAACCTCGTCTGGCTGCCTCAGAAATCCAGAGAGGACAAGATCATCCTCAATCCAGTTGCAGGAG AAACAGACGTGAAAGACTGCCCTCCATTGACGGTGGAGAGACAGGTTCAAAAAGGAGAACCAGGTGAGATGTGGGCAGAGGCAGGCAATCCAGCCCTGGCGGAGCTGAGGAATCTGGGCAATGAGCTGCAGTCCATCCGCCTCCAGGTGGCGCAGCATGTGGACGGGAACCAGATCTCCCAGGACTGGATGCAGGTGGGCTACATCCTCGACCGGCTGCTTTTTGGTGTCTACTGCATTTTCTTCACCTTCAGCTTCATCGTCATCCTCAGCATCTGGAGTAATTCGTAcaaccagtga